Proteins from one Brevibacillus humidisoli genomic window:
- the mtrB gene encoding trp RNA-binding attenuation protein MtrB, protein MDQRKDASPNVYNHQDFFVIKAKENGVHVIGLTRGTDTRFHHTEKLDKGEVMLAQFTEHTSAIKVRGKAEILTRHGIVDTTEE, encoded by the coding sequence TTGGATCAGCGAAAAGATGCGTCTCCAAACGTTTATAACCATCAGGACTTTTTTGTCATCAAGGCAAAGGAAAACGGTGTCCACGTGATTGGATTGACCCGCGGAACGGATACCCGCTTTCACCATACGGAAAAGCTGGACAAGGGTGAAGTGATGCTGGCCCAGTTTACCGAGCACACCTCAGCGATTAAGGTGCGCGGAAAAGCGGAGATTCTGACCCGGCACGGCATTGTCGACACAACAGAAGAGTAG